The following coding sequences are from one Mytilus trossulus isolate FHL-02 chromosome 8, PNRI_Mtr1.1.1.hap1, whole genome shotgun sequence window:
- the LOC134681846 gene encoding uncharacterized protein LOC134681846 — MMALNKKGWARPITIAIVAIVVTILVLNVMSIKSESTLSNNKLEAPSNDNESIDKFVFARNHLSYKLNIARREIGKLECEMSKGKKITSNHGGWCKDASTETGGQHLTDKPFIPLLSSFLKDKTVGSFGDGPGAYKREITKLQEVRLYDAYDGAPYSEENSKGTVKFLDLTIPQYGIPVYDWIISLEVAEHIPQEFEAVYLDNIFRHAKEGIILSWAVPGQGGLQHVNNKPLEYVIQVMEKNGFVRNDNLSKKLQKAATFPWLKRNINVYLRTNYSTFDSEKRLVQWFS, encoded by the exons ATGATGGCATTGAATAAGAAAGGATGGGCGAGACCTATAACAATTGCCATAGTAGCAATAGTAGTAACCATTTTGGTACTCAATGTTATGTCAATTAAATCGGAATCTACTCTATCCAATAACAAACTGGAGGCTCCTTCCAATGATAACGAAAGCATCGACAAATTTGTCTTTGCCAGAAATCATCTGTCATATAAACTGAACATTGCTAGGAGAGAAATTGGGAAATTGGAGTGTGAG ATGtcaaaagggaaaaaaataacaagtaaccATGGAGGGTGGTGCAAAGATGCTAGCACTGAAACCGGTGGCCAACATCTTACAGACAAACCATTTATTCCGCTCCTGTCCTCTTTTCTCAAAGATAAAACAGTGGGGAGTTTCGGAGATGGTCCTGGAGCATACAAACGTGAAATCACGAAACTACAAGAAGTTCGTTTGTATGACGCTTATGACGGTGCCCCATATTCGGAGGAAAACAGTAAAGGCACTGTTAAGTTTCTCGATTTAACAATACCTCAGTATGGAATTCCTGTTTATGATTGGATTATTTCGTTAGAAGTGGCAGAACATATTCCACAGGAATTTGAGGCAGTTTATTTAGACAATATCTTTCGACATGCAAAAGAGGGAATTATTTTAAGCTGGGCAGTACCAGGTCAAGGTGGACTACAACATGTTAATAATAAACCATTAGAATATGTCATACAGGTAATGGAGAAAAATGGTTTCGTCAGAAACGATAATTTATCAAAGAAGTTGCAAAAGGCAGCCACATTTCCATGGCTTAAAAGAAATATCAATGTATATCTTAGGACAAATTATAGTACCTTTGATTCTGAGAAAAGACTTGTGCAGTGGTTTAGTTGA